In one Lolium rigidum isolate FL_2022 chromosome 3, APGP_CSIRO_Lrig_0.1, whole genome shotgun sequence genomic region, the following are encoded:
- the LOC124704292 gene encoding beta-glucosidase BoGH3B-like isoform X1, translating to MPGVKATKLLQKVKKLLVPLLHRHRMALLTAPAVFAALLLFWAVLGSTDADVAPLYKDPAQPVEARVTDLLGRMTLAEKIGQMTQIERLVATPEVLRDNFIGSLLSGGGSVPHKGATPQEWQAMVDGFQKACMETRLSIPMIYGIDAVHGHNNVYGATIFPHNVGLGATRDPYLVRRIGNATALEVRATGIQYAFAPCIAVCRDPRWGRCYESYSEDHRIVQSMTELIPGLQGEVPEGFTSGMPYVAGKNKVAACAKHFVGDGGTVNGINENNTIINEQGLMSIHMPAYLNAMKMGVSTVMISYSSWNGKKMHENGDLINGYLKGKLNFKGFVISDWEGIDRITNPAGSDYSYSVKASINAGLDMIMVPNNYQSFISLLTGHVNSGAIPMSRIDDAVTRILRVKFTMGLFENPYSDPSMAGYLGNKEHRDLAREAVRKSLVLLKNDGKASDKPLLPLPKKATKILVAGSHADNLGYQCGGWTIEWQGDSGRTTVGTTILEAVKAAVDPSTAVVFAENPDADFVKNGGFSYAIVVVGEHPYTETKGDNLNLTIPEPGLSTVQAVCSGAPCVTVLISGRPVVVQPLLAASDALVAAWLPGSEGQGITDALFGDYGFGGKLPRTWFKSVDQLPMNYGDAHYDPLFPLGYGLTTNATKAY from the exons ATGCCGGGCGTCAAGGCCACCAAGCTGCTACAGAAA GTCAAGAAGCTCCTGGTCCCGCTCCTGCACCGGCACAGGATGGCGCTGCTCACGGCGCCGGCGGTCTTCGCCGCGCTCCTGCTCTTCTGGGCAGTGCTCGGCTCCACCGACGCGGACGTTGCGCCGCTGTACAAGGACCCAGCGCAGCCCGTGGAGGCGCGCGTCACCGACCTGCTGGGCAGGATGACGCTCGCGGAGAAGATCGGGCAGATGACCCAGATCGAGCGGCTCGTGGCCACGCCCGAAGTGCTCCGGGATAACTTCATCGGCAGCCTGCTGAGCGGCGGCGGGAGCGTGCCGCACAAGGGCGCCACGCCGCAGGAGTGGCAGGCCATGGTGGACGGCTTCCAGAAGGCCTGCATGGAGACGCGGCTCAGCATCCCCATGATCTACGGCATCGACGCCGTCCACGGCCACAACAATGTCTACGGCGCCACCATCTTCCCACACAACGTCGGCCTCGGCGCCACCAGGGACCCTTACCTGGTCAGGAGGATCGGCAACGCCACCGCGCTCGAAGTCAGAGCCACCGGCATCCAGTACGCCTTCGCGCCCTGCATCGCG GTGTGCAGAGATCCGAGGTGGGGCCGGTGCTACGAGAGCTACAGCGAAGATCACCGGATTGTGCAGTCCATGACGGAGCTCATCCCGGGCCTCCAGGGTGAGGTCCCCGAGGGCTTCACCAGCGGGATGCCATACGTTGCCGGAAA gAACAAGGTTGCGGCGTGCGCGAAGCACTTTGTCGGTGATGGCGGCACGGTGAACGGCATCAACGAGAACAACACCATCATCAACGAGCAGGGCCTGATGAGCATCCACATGCCGGCTTACCTCAACGCCATGAAGATGGGTGTCTCCACCGTCATGATCTCCTACTCCAGCTGGAATGGGAAGAAGATGCACGAAAATGGAGATCTCATCAACGGATACCTCAAGGGCAAGCTCAATTTCAAG GGCTTTGTGATCTCAGACTGGGAAGGCATTGACAGGATCACAAACCCTGCAGGGTCGGACTACTCGTACTCGGTCAAGGCTTCGATCAATGCCGGCCTTGACATG ATCATGGTGCCTAACAACTACCAGAGCTTCATCAGCCTCCTGACTGGCCACGTCAACAGCGGCGCCATCCCCATGAGCAGGATCGACGACGCCGTCACCCGGATCCTGCGCGTCAAGTTCACCATGGGCCTCTTCGAGAACCCTTACTCAGACCCCAGCATGGCTGGTTATCTCGGAAACAAG GAGCACAGGGATTTGGCGAGGGAGGCGGTGAGGAAGTCGCTGGTGCTCCTCAAGAACGATGGCAAGGCGAGTGacaagccgctgctgccgctgcccAAGAAAGCGACCAAGATCCTTGTCGCCGGCAGCCACGCCGACAACCTGGGTTACCAGTGCGGCGGTTGGACGATCGAGTGGCAGGGCGACTCCGGCCGCACCACCGTCGGCACGACCATCCTCGAAGCCGTTAAGGCCGCCGTGGACCCGTCGACGGCTGTGGTGTTCGCCGAGAACCCCGACGCTGACTTCGTCAAGAACGGCGGCTTTTCCTACGCCATCGTGGTGGTAGGCGAGCACCCGTACACCGAGACCAAGGGCGACAACCTGAACCTGACCATCCCGGAGCCCGGGTTGAGCACCGTGCAGGCGGTGTGCAGCGGGGCGCCGTGCGTGACGGTGCTCATCAGCGGGCGGCCCGTGGTGGTGCAGCCGCTCCTGGCCGCGTCGGACGCTCTGGTGGCGGCGTGGCTCCCCGGCTCGGAGGGGCAGGGCATCACCGACGCGCTGTTCGGCGACTACGGGTTCGGTGGGAAGCTGCCGCGGACATGGTTCAAATCGGTGGACCAGCTGCCGATGAACTACGGCGACGCGCACTACGACCCGCTCTTCCCGCTCGGCTACGGCCTCACCACCAACGCCACCAAGGCCTACTAG
- the LOC124704292 gene encoding beta-glucosidase BoGH3B-like isoform X2, giving the protein MALLTAPAVFAALLLFWAVLGSTDADVAPLYKDPAQPVEARVTDLLGRMTLAEKIGQMTQIERLVATPEVLRDNFIGSLLSGGGSVPHKGATPQEWQAMVDGFQKACMETRLSIPMIYGIDAVHGHNNVYGATIFPHNVGLGATRDPYLVRRIGNATALEVRATGIQYAFAPCIAVCRDPRWGRCYESYSEDHRIVQSMTELIPGLQGEVPEGFTSGMPYVAGKNKVAACAKHFVGDGGTVNGINENNTIINEQGLMSIHMPAYLNAMKMGVSTVMISYSSWNGKKMHENGDLINGYLKGKLNFKGFVISDWEGIDRITNPAGSDYSYSVKASINAGLDMIMVPNNYQSFISLLTGHVNSGAIPMSRIDDAVTRILRVKFTMGLFENPYSDPSMAGYLGNKEHRDLAREAVRKSLVLLKNDGKASDKPLLPLPKKATKILVAGSHADNLGYQCGGWTIEWQGDSGRTTVGTTILEAVKAAVDPSTAVVFAENPDADFVKNGGFSYAIVVVGEHPYTETKGDNLNLTIPEPGLSTVQAVCSGAPCVTVLISGRPVVVQPLLAASDALVAAWLPGSEGQGITDALFGDYGFGGKLPRTWFKSVDQLPMNYGDAHYDPLFPLGYGLTTNATKAY; this is encoded by the exons ATGGCGCTGCTCACGGCGCCGGCGGTCTTCGCCGCGCTCCTGCTCTTCTGGGCAGTGCTCGGCTCCACCGACGCGGACGTTGCGCCGCTGTACAAGGACCCAGCGCAGCCCGTGGAGGCGCGCGTCACCGACCTGCTGGGCAGGATGACGCTCGCGGAGAAGATCGGGCAGATGACCCAGATCGAGCGGCTCGTGGCCACGCCCGAAGTGCTCCGGGATAACTTCATCGGCAGCCTGCTGAGCGGCGGCGGGAGCGTGCCGCACAAGGGCGCCACGCCGCAGGAGTGGCAGGCCATGGTGGACGGCTTCCAGAAGGCCTGCATGGAGACGCGGCTCAGCATCCCCATGATCTACGGCATCGACGCCGTCCACGGCCACAACAATGTCTACGGCGCCACCATCTTCCCACACAACGTCGGCCTCGGCGCCACCAGGGACCCTTACCTGGTCAGGAGGATCGGCAACGCCACCGCGCTCGAAGTCAGAGCCACCGGCATCCAGTACGCCTTCGCGCCCTGCATCGCG GTGTGCAGAGATCCGAGGTGGGGCCGGTGCTACGAGAGCTACAGCGAAGATCACCGGATTGTGCAGTCCATGACGGAGCTCATCCCGGGCCTCCAGGGTGAGGTCCCCGAGGGCTTCACCAGCGGGATGCCATACGTTGCCGGAAA gAACAAGGTTGCGGCGTGCGCGAAGCACTTTGTCGGTGATGGCGGCACGGTGAACGGCATCAACGAGAACAACACCATCATCAACGAGCAGGGCCTGATGAGCATCCACATGCCGGCTTACCTCAACGCCATGAAGATGGGTGTCTCCACCGTCATGATCTCCTACTCCAGCTGGAATGGGAAGAAGATGCACGAAAATGGAGATCTCATCAACGGATACCTCAAGGGCAAGCTCAATTTCAAG GGCTTTGTGATCTCAGACTGGGAAGGCATTGACAGGATCACAAACCCTGCAGGGTCGGACTACTCGTACTCGGTCAAGGCTTCGATCAATGCCGGCCTTGACATG ATCATGGTGCCTAACAACTACCAGAGCTTCATCAGCCTCCTGACTGGCCACGTCAACAGCGGCGCCATCCCCATGAGCAGGATCGACGACGCCGTCACCCGGATCCTGCGCGTCAAGTTCACCATGGGCCTCTTCGAGAACCCTTACTCAGACCCCAGCATGGCTGGTTATCTCGGAAACAAG GAGCACAGGGATTTGGCGAGGGAGGCGGTGAGGAAGTCGCTGGTGCTCCTCAAGAACGATGGCAAGGCGAGTGacaagccgctgctgccgctgcccAAGAAAGCGACCAAGATCCTTGTCGCCGGCAGCCACGCCGACAACCTGGGTTACCAGTGCGGCGGTTGGACGATCGAGTGGCAGGGCGACTCCGGCCGCACCACCGTCGGCACGACCATCCTCGAAGCCGTTAAGGCCGCCGTGGACCCGTCGACGGCTGTGGTGTTCGCCGAGAACCCCGACGCTGACTTCGTCAAGAACGGCGGCTTTTCCTACGCCATCGTGGTGGTAGGCGAGCACCCGTACACCGAGACCAAGGGCGACAACCTGAACCTGACCATCCCGGAGCCCGGGTTGAGCACCGTGCAGGCGGTGTGCAGCGGGGCGCCGTGCGTGACGGTGCTCATCAGCGGGCGGCCCGTGGTGGTGCAGCCGCTCCTGGCCGCGTCGGACGCTCTGGTGGCGGCGTGGCTCCCCGGCTCGGAGGGGCAGGGCATCACCGACGCGCTGTTCGGCGACTACGGGTTCGGTGGGAAGCTGCCGCGGACATGGTTCAAATCGGTGGACCAGCTGCCGATGAACTACGGCGACGCGCACTACGACCCGCTCTTCCCGCTCGGCTACGGCCTCACCACCAACGCCACCAAGGCCTACTAG